In the genome of Colletotrichum lupini chromosome 8, complete sequence, one region contains:
- a CDS encoding AP-2 complex subunit sigma, whose protein sequence is MLSFILIQNRQGKTRLAKWYAPYSDDEKIKMKGEVHRLVAPRDQKYQSNFVEFRNNKIVYRRYAGLFFCACVDTNDNELAFLEAIHFFVEVLDAFFGNVCELDLVFNFYKVYAILDEVFLAGEIEETSKQVVLTRLEHLDKLE, encoded by the exons ATGCTCTCATTCATCCTGATCCAGAATCGCCA GGGCAAGACCCGTCTCGCGAAGTGGTACGCACCCTACAGCGACGATGAAAAGATCAAGATGAAGGGCGAG GTCCACCGCCTCGTCGCCCCCCGAGACCAGAAATACCAATCCAACTTCGTCGAGTTCCGCAACAACAAGATCGTCTACCGCCGCTACGCAGGGCTCTTCTTCTGCGCCTGCGTCGACACAAACGACAACGAGCTCGCCTTCCTCGAGGCCATCCACTTCTTCGTCGAGGTCCTCGACGCCTTCTTCGGCAACGTCTGCGAGCTCGACCTCGTCTTCAACTTCTACAAGGTCTACGCCATCCTCGACGAGGTGTTCTTGGCCGGCGAGATCGAGGAGACGAGCAAGCAGGTCGTGTTGACGAGGTTAGAACACTTGGATAAATTGGAATAA